One Bdellovibrio bacteriovorus str. Tiberius DNA segment encodes these proteins:
- a CDS encoding penicillin-binding transpeptidase domain-containing protein yields the protein MSSKNNYKLLKLLVFSGACLVGLYSLLGFTSSADSQEVQAHKKIKSQLEQRTQLAKAIGEKVRANDLPESLKIPWNGEEHAVKMNYTIDDTLQREADRLLKAYKPDYGAVFMIDAMTGEVLVMSSFQRDDADAPNLNLQATFPAASVFKVVTATAAVDKAGVSPESKIRYNGGAYTLYKKNVLSDKVTRWTNVITLKDAFARSINTAFGRLSIENLHPEDLNEYANRFMFNQEIPADFPVEMGVAYVPPGKGFEMAEVASGYNKTNRMSPVQGAMIAAAVANDGQVVIPYLVRNVTDEQGESLYEGSTLNNGNIMTKESAAKVRELMERTVLAGTSRRSFRPITKDRKFREIEMGGKTGHLTGDNPRGRTDWFVGYAQDGERKIAVAAITVNKKFWTVKSAHLGQSMFRKYFGPVVSNQPKNGRVVSSTK from the coding sequence ATGTCATCTAAAAACAATTATAAGTTGCTAAAACTGCTCGTTTTTTCAGGAGCTTGCCTGGTAGGCCTTTATTCTCTGTTAGGTTTTACGTCCTCTGCGGACAGCCAAGAGGTTCAAGCTCACAAGAAAATCAAATCTCAACTTGAACAGCGCACTCAGCTGGCGAAAGCCATCGGTGAAAAAGTTCGCGCCAATGATCTGCCAGAGTCTCTTAAGATCCCATGGAACGGCGAAGAACACGCTGTGAAAATGAACTACACCATCGACGACACCCTTCAGCGCGAAGCCGACCGTCTGCTGAAAGCCTACAAGCCTGACTACGGCGCGGTCTTCATGATCGACGCAATGACCGGAGAAGTTCTGGTAATGTCGAGCTTCCAGCGTGACGATGCCGATGCTCCGAACCTGAATCTGCAAGCAACCTTCCCGGCAGCTTCCGTGTTCAAGGTTGTCACTGCCACGGCGGCAGTTGATAAAGCTGGCGTCAGCCCTGAAAGCAAAATCCGCTACAACGGCGGCGCCTACACTTTGTACAAGAAAAACGTTCTTTCTGACAAAGTGACCCGTTGGACCAACGTGATCACCCTGAAAGACGCCTTCGCCCGCTCGATCAACACCGCTTTCGGTCGTCTGAGCATCGAAAACCTGCACCCGGAAGATTTGAACGAATACGCCAACCGCTTCATGTTCAATCAGGAAATCCCCGCAGACTTCCCGGTTGAAATGGGTGTGGCTTACGTTCCACCAGGCAAAGGCTTTGAAATGGCCGAAGTGGCTTCCGGTTACAACAAAACCAACCGCATGAGCCCGGTTCAAGGCGCGATGATCGCTGCCGCTGTCGCCAACGACGGTCAAGTTGTGATCCCGTACCTTGTGCGCAATGTGACCGATGAACAAGGCGAATCCCTGTACGAGGGTTCAACTTTGAACAACGGCAACATCATGACCAAAGAATCCGCCGCAAAAGTGCGTGAGCTGATGGAAAGAACCGTTCTGGCAGGAACTTCCCGCCGTTCGTTCCGCCCGATCACCAAAGACCGCAAATTCCGCGAAATCGAAATGGGCGGTAAAACCGGTCACCTGACTGGCGACAACCCACGTGGTCGCACTGACTGGTTCGTGGGCTACGCACAAGATGGCGAACGCAAGATCGCCGTTGCTGCCATCACCGTGAACAAAAAATTCTGGACAGTAAAATCCGCGCACTTGGGTCAATCCATGTTCCGCAAATACTTCGGCCCAGTTGTTTCGAATCAACCTAAAAACGGGCGCGTGGTTTCTTCCACCAAGTAG
- a CDS encoding FxsA family protein, whose translation MIMIPFPFIIAELVIFILAAQEWGFLNTLGLYLLPCLLGFLIMTTVGRVALMSLQTSMMRGQQPGNKILHSGALFLSGLLFLIPSFFARVVAIILFIPGLRHLAVWRFKSYMAKKMSQGSARVFNFGGGPFGFGAGMGGMGNGNANNGFRYYEFRNQGGGFEEVREEREIQAEVLDVTPLEITHEDKESKKDS comes from the coding sequence ATGATCATGATTCCATTTCCATTCATTATTGCAGAGCTGGTGATCTTTATCCTGGCCGCGCAAGAGTGGGGTTTCCTGAACACACTGGGCCTGTATCTGCTGCCATGCCTGCTGGGCTTTTTGATCATGACCACCGTAGGCCGCGTGGCTTTGATGAGCCTGCAAACCTCGATGATGCGCGGGCAGCAACCTGGTAATAAGATCCTGCATTCTGGCGCCTTGTTCCTATCAGGCTTGTTGTTCCTGATCCCAAGCTTCTTCGCCCGAGTGGTCGCCATCATTCTATTCATTCCAGGCCTGCGCCACCTGGCGGTTTGGAGATTCAAATCCTACATGGCCAAAAAAATGTCCCAAGGCTCAGCCCGAGTCTTTAATTTCGGCGGCGGACCTTTCGGCTTCGGTGCAGGAATGGGCGGCATGGGTAACGGCAACGCCAACAACGGCTTCCGCTACTACGAATTCAGAAATCAAGGCGGCGGCTTTGAAGAAGTCCGCGAAGAACGAGAAATCCAAGCAGAAGTGCTTGATGTCACCCCTCTTGAAATCACTCACGAAGACAAAGAGAGCAAGAAAGACTCTTAG
- a CDS encoding exodeoxyribonuclease III, with translation MKIISWNVNGIRACHKKGLLDFVNTEKPDIFCIQETKAHIDQVENELKKLTWMHSYWSSAVKKGYSGVATFVNEEPKSVEYGWGISEYQSEGRIIVSDHGPFDLYNIYFPNGGSGDVRHNFKQQFLKDLNVHLKEKLATGRQIVVVGDYNVAHEAIDVHDPVRLSKVSGFFPEERAWFDSFVDLGFIDTFRYFKPSEAKRYSWWDYRQMARISNRGWRIDYICISKGLEKYLASADILDQVEGSDHCPVVATLDI, from the coding sequence GTGAAAATCATCTCTTGGAATGTGAATGGAATTAGGGCTTGTCACAAGAAAGGTCTTCTTGATTTTGTGAACACAGAAAAGCCGGATATTTTCTGTATTCAGGAGACAAAAGCTCACATTGATCAGGTTGAAAACGAACTGAAGAAACTGACGTGGATGCATTCATACTGGTCCTCGGCTGTTAAGAAAGGTTATTCAGGCGTTGCGACTTTTGTGAATGAAGAACCCAAAAGCGTGGAATACGGCTGGGGCATTTCTGAATACCAGTCAGAAGGCCGAATCATCGTCTCTGATCACGGCCCTTTTGATCTGTACAACATCTATTTCCCGAATGGGGGATCTGGAGATGTTCGTCACAATTTCAAACAGCAGTTTTTGAAAGATCTGAATGTGCATCTGAAAGAAAAACTTGCGACCGGTCGCCAGATCGTTGTTGTCGGGGACTATAACGTGGCTCACGAGGCCATTGACGTCCATGATCCTGTCCGTCTGTCCAAAGTCAGCGGTTTCTTCCCGGAAGAGCGTGCTTGGTTTGATTCATTTGTGGACCTTGGTTTCATCGACACCTTCCGTTATTTCAAGCCGTCCGAAGCAAAGCGTTACTCCTGGTGGGATTATCGCCAAATGGCGCGCATTTCAAACCGCGGCTGGAGAATTGACTATATCTGTATCTCAAAAGGCCTTGAGAAATACCTGGCTTCAGCAGATATTCTCGACCAAGTTGAAGGCTCGGACCACTGCCCGGTCGTAGCCACTTTGGATATCTAG
- a CDS encoding peroxiredoxin — MPMINQPAPHFAAQAVFDGGEVKDISLNDFKGKWVILFFYPLDFTFVCPTELTQFREHLKEFQNAGATVIGCSVDSVHSHKRWLRDDLGNLGYPLMADLTKRISRDYGVLFEDRGIATRGTFIIDPDQKIQYMGIHNTSVGRDAKEILRVLQGCQTGELCQAGWKAGDEHITPLK, encoded by the coding sequence ATGCCAATGATTAATCAACCCGCTCCGCACTTTGCAGCTCAGGCTGTATTTGATGGCGGTGAAGTTAAAGATATTTCACTGAACGATTTCAAAGGTAAATGGGTGATCCTGTTCTTCTATCCTCTGGATTTCACTTTCGTATGCCCGACTGAACTGACTCAGTTCCGCGAGCACCTGAAAGAGTTCCAGAATGCCGGCGCCACTGTTATTGGCTGCAGTGTGGATTCCGTTCATTCTCACAAACGCTGGTTGCGTGATGATCTGGGCAACCTGGGTTATCCGCTGATGGCCGATCTGACTAAACGTATTTCTCGTGATTACGGCGTGCTGTTTGAAGATCGTGGTATCGCGACCCGCGGTACTTTCATCATCGATCCTGATCAAAAAATCCAGTACATGGGCATCCACAATACATCTGTGGGTCGTGACGCCAAAGAAATCCTGCGCGTGCTTCAGGGCTGCCAGACTGGCGAGCTTTGCCAGGCCGGCTGGAAAGCGGGCGATGAACACATCACCCCGTTGAAATAA
- a CDS encoding response regulator, with translation MAKILIVDDQKSVLLTLEALLIKDNHLVTSCMNSIDALDKLTNEHFDLMITDAIMPGGATGYALIRTVRSNPQLAQLPVILLTGKREKADIERGIESGANDYVVKPVDPELLSAKIQNLLAKSEKDTAHFVEAPVHAKAEWETKTEIMAVSELGMTIKSNIPMPLGMVTRISSSLYEDIGISKVPLRITACEETKTATETFFKIQVHFVGLTEKELTPLRLWIRSKKTF, from the coding sequence ATGGCTAAAATACTGATCGTGGATGATCAAAAAAGTGTGTTACTGACTTTAGAGGCCCTGTTGATCAAGGACAATCACCTGGTCACGTCCTGCATGAATTCCATTGATGCTTTGGACAAGCTGACCAATGAACATTTCGACCTGATGATCACCGATGCAATCATGCCCGGCGGAGCGACCGGCTATGCACTGATCCGCACCGTGCGCAGCAATCCCCAACTGGCACAATTGCCAGTGATTCTGCTGACCGGGAAGCGGGAAAAAGCCGATATCGAACGAGGCATCGAATCCGGCGCCAACGACTATGTGGTGAAGCCCGTGGATCCGGAATTGCTTTCGGCCAAGATTCAAAACCTGCTGGCGAAAAGTGAAAAGGACACGGCTCACTTTGTCGAGGCCCCGGTGCACGCGAAGGCCGAATGGGAAACCAAGACGGAAATCATGGCCGTGTCCGAGCTTGGTATGACCATCAAGTCCAACATCCCGATGCCTTTGGGAATGGTGACCCGAATATCCAGCAGTCTTTACGAAGATATTGGCATCAGCAAGGTGCCGTTGCGAATTACCGCCTGCGAAGAAACCAAGACCGCGACTGAGACCTTTTTCAAGATCCAGGTGCATTTTGTCGGTTTGACGGAAAAAGAACTGACGCCGCTGCGTCTGTGGATTCGCTCTAAAAAGACGTTCTAG
- a CDS encoding response regulator, translating to MGSASFLKNLLTRFGVEFGLIGLIGLGFLTFQRPELLKLSQYSERPSNEMTEVLRTTEQILVRAEAAQDRFLASRQSADLQSYNSEITSLNGQLARMSQLVRNKPREHAMAVKLGHLIRAHIETANTQVMNPQRRPAQTEESLDKTRYQIRHQMVEMQAASAPAIKFKPTKEGQNFLVGLCAAITLIIVSRVLQRKEQHETRKAVDLLQGKSILLDTILNSMSEALIVVDQNGWFTHYNAAAQRIIGSKIKEISTDSSVEQLGFFSQAEGRPFTRKELPLYRALSGDRVDDLEIFVQNTEHPEGIYISLSSRPLNDIDGGISGALIVFKDISRRKMVEQEWIRAREAALEASQKKSDFLAAMSHEIRTPMNGVIGMTTLLADTHLNPEQTDYVGNIKRSAESLLMLINDLLDHSKIEAGKIRLDPQPLDLQFLVEDVMEMFKPTVAEKNIGLECRFDGKNLWHYRADAGRLRQILVNLMGNAVKFTEKGFVRLEVSSRGDNDGKTALLFEVKDTGQGLQEHEKRSLFQKYFQAKAGMKFGGTGLGLSICKQLVDLMGGDIGVESVPGVGSNFWFMVNLEECAGEVQPQSSEVRFAKIFSGHVLVAEDQIVNQRVAESYLTKLGLKVEIAGNGQIALEKARSKSYDLIFMDCQMPVMNGYEATKQLRLLENTLGRKTPVVALTAEGTSGERKSCYEAGMDDFLTKPLELHKLIETLHRWLKPSEKNLDLKALESLKDLISHDRSLTEVLIEDLEQSGPVLLHEIREGIESRNLEKVSESAHALKSSAATLGAKQVSELCQKLEDLQDFTEAEFLLKQTERKFFESLSELKTYSSRVRAA from the coding sequence ATGGGCTCAGCATCGTTCCTTAAAAATCTGCTGACACGCTTTGGAGTCGAATTCGGTCTGATTGGATTAATCGGGCTGGGGTTCCTCACATTCCAGCGTCCGGAGCTTTTAAAGCTGAGCCAGTACTCCGAAAGACCTTCCAATGAAATGACCGAAGTGCTTCGCACAACAGAGCAGATTCTGGTGCGTGCCGAAGCGGCGCAGGACCGATTCCTGGCGTCCCGTCAGTCCGCCGATCTGCAGTCCTATAACAGCGAAATCACCTCGTTAAACGGGCAGCTGGCAAGAATGTCGCAACTGGTGCGCAACAAGCCCCGGGAGCACGCCATGGCGGTGAAGCTGGGACACCTGATCCGTGCGCACATTGAAACAGCCAACACCCAAGTGATGAATCCACAGCGTCGTCCGGCCCAGACCGAAGAGTCCTTGGATAAGACCCGCTATCAGATTCGTCATCAGATGGTTGAAATGCAGGCGGCATCTGCGCCCGCGATCAAATTCAAACCCACCAAAGAAGGCCAGAACTTCCTGGTGGGGTTGTGTGCGGCGATTACGTTGATCATTGTCAGCCGTGTTCTGCAAAGAAAAGAACAGCACGAAACCCGCAAGGCTGTGGACTTGCTTCAGGGGAAATCCATTTTGCTGGACACCATCCTGAACAGTATGAGTGAGGCCCTGATCGTCGTGGATCAGAATGGCTGGTTCACCCACTATAATGCGGCCGCGCAAAGAATCATCGGATCCAAGATCAAGGAGATTTCGACCGATTCCAGTGTGGAACAGTTGGGATTCTTTAGTCAGGCAGAAGGTCGTCCATTCACACGCAAAGAGCTGCCGCTGTATCGTGCGCTTAGCGGGGACCGTGTGGATGATCTGGAAATATTTGTTCAAAACACTGAACATCCCGAGGGGATCTATATTTCCCTTTCCAGCCGTCCATTGAACGACATCGACGGCGGTATCTCTGGCGCCTTGATTGTGTTTAAGGATATCAGCCGTCGCAAGATGGTTGAGCAGGAATGGATCCGCGCCCGTGAAGCGGCTTTGGAAGCGTCTCAGAAAAAATCGGACTTCCTGGCGGCGATGAGCCATGAAATCCGTACGCCCATGAATGGTGTGATCGGGATGACGACTCTTTTGGCGGACACGCATCTGAATCCGGAGCAAACCGATTATGTCGGAAATATCAAACGCTCGGCAGAATCCCTGTTGATGCTGATCAATGATCTTTTGGATCATTCAAAAATCGAAGCGGGCAAGATCCGTCTGGATCCGCAGCCTTTGGATTTGCAGTTCTTGGTTGAAGACGTGATGGAAATGTTCAAGCCCACGGTGGCTGAAAAAAACATCGGCCTTGAGTGCCGCTTTGATGGCAAGAACCTGTGGCATTACCGCGCCGATGCCGGACGCCTGCGCCAGATTCTGGTGAATCTGATGGGGAATGCAGTGAAGTTCACGGAAAAAGGCTTCGTGCGTCTGGAAGTTTCCAGCCGTGGCGACAACGACGGAAAGACCGCTTTGTTGTTTGAAGTGAAAGACACCGGACAGGGACTGCAAGAGCATGAAAAGCGCTCGTTGTTCCAAAAGTACTTCCAGGCCAAGGCCGGAATGAAATTTGGCGGTACCGGTCTGGGCCTTTCCATCTGTAAGCAGCTTGTGGATTTGATGGGTGGCGATATCGGTGTTGAAAGTGTGCCGGGTGTGGGATCGAACTTCTGGTTTATGGTGAACCTTGAAGAATGTGCGGGCGAAGTGCAGCCGCAAAGTTCAGAGGTTCGTTTTGCCAAGATTTTCTCAGGCCATGTGCTGGTCGCTGAAGATCAGATCGTCAATCAGCGGGTGGCCGAAAGTTATCTGACCAAACTGGGATTGAAAGTTGAAATCGCTGGCAATGGTCAGATCGCTTTGGAAAAGGCCCGCAGTAAATCCTATGACTTGATCTTTATGGACTGCCAGATGCCAGTGATGAATGGCTATGAAGCGACAAAACAGCTTCGCCTGTTGGAAAACACCCTGGGCCGCAAAACCCCGGTGGTGGCGCTCACTGCCGAGGGCACCAGTGGTGAACGAAAGAGCTGCTATGAAGCAGGCATGGACGACTTTTTGACGAAGCCTCTGGAGCTTCATAAACTGATCGAGACCTTGCACCGCTGGTTGAAACCGTCCGAGAAAAATCTGGATCTGAAAGCTTTGGAAAGTCTGAAGGATCTGATTTCACACGACCGCAGTCTGACGGAAGTGCTGATCGAGGATCTGGAGCAGTCAGGCCCCGTGTTGTTGCACGAAATCCGCGAGGGCATTGAAAGCAGAAATCTGGAAAAGGTTTCTGAATCCGCGCACGCCCTGAAATCCAGCGCGGCGACTTTGGGAGCCAAGCAGGTGTCCGAGCTTTGTCAGAAGCTGGAAGATCTGCAGGACTTTACCGAAGCAGAGTTTTTGCTGAAACAAACCGAACGCAAGTTTTTTGAAAGTCTTTCGGAGTTAAAGACATACTCCTCCAGAGTGAGGGCGGCATAA
- a CDS encoding putative glycolipid-binding domain-containing protein, with protein sequence MQVQDVVWESLKGVGFEHLVLKTAGENIFADSLLVYPDSSGKLQRIKYSITMDDSYSVQNFHVQSLTHPNQKVGVSDLVDSLFVDIFPSPFTNTLPIQWMRSQFLQVYEIEVTWVDALQFKTKKASQRYTELKNTPEQSVYRFESIDAKTKEVHFSADLTVDKDCLVLEYPGYFRRRL encoded by the coding sequence ATGCAAGTGCAGGACGTTGTATGGGAATCCCTCAAAGGGGTCGGATTCGAGCATCTGGTGCTTAAAACAGCCGGAGAAAACATCTTCGCGGATTCCCTATTGGTCTATCCCGATTCTTCAGGAAAACTTCAGCGCATCAAATACAGCATCACCATGGATGATTCCTACAGCGTTCAGAATTTTCACGTGCAGTCCCTGACCCATCCCAATCAGAAAGTCGGAGTTTCCGACCTGGTGGATTCCCTGTTTGTGGATATTTTCCCGTCGCCATTCACCAACACCCTGCCAATTCAGTGGATGCGCTCGCAGTTTCTGCAAGTGTACGAAATCGAAGTGACCTGGGTCGATGCTTTGCAGTTTAAAACCAAAAAAGCCAGCCAGCGCTATACGGAGCTGAAAAACACGCCCGAACAAAGTGTTTACCGCTTTGAATCCATCGACGCCAAAACAAAAGAGGTCCACTTCAGCGCGGACCTCACGGTGGACAAAGACTGTCTGGTGCTGGAATACCCCGGCTATTTCCGTCGCCGACTGTAA
- a CDS encoding protein adenylyltransferase SelO family protein, with protein sequence MTMKHSGARKLQQVTNFYSSFDQLNGVHPWMEAVKDGFVSYKVRELQTGKVAYFNFILAKEMGLIPSDHPHQMTDDLQEKLIQTFSLQIINEYDEITHRRIDPETIRPHEYMATRYLQLQHSNKQGKTSGDGRGIWNGTVYHRGTTWDVSSRGTGVTCLAPGAVAAQKPLKTGGTEFGYGCGLAEIDELLGASILAEVMHLQGVRTERMLCVIDLGKGYGIGVRAAQNLIRPAHLFLYLKQERLDNLKSATDYLIDRQVMNKAWDIKSKGNAKYDEMLHEVSKAFGEFTALLDTDYIFAWLDWDGDNVLADAGIIDYGSVRQFGIRHDKYRYDDVERFSTNLNEQKQKARLIVQVFAQMVDYLKTKKKKPLRDFAHHSAVQNFNKVFDSKRAERLLYRMGFNETQRSHILAKDGLFARFDKEYSFFERCKVSGNTEKVADGVNHPALYNMRTLMKDYPKFLQESPLPFEKRWMTENSFFKTVLSGFAKTRDARMGEKQRRHIENFQSIYRELVQTAAGKNKPEHILKGISDRAEKLNSEKRITGNALIEMVEEIITEKKKGLSMEQIQKIIDKLVFEQNGMPEIPTGRFYRELQQTPAVKMDLYARLLSLVEEHKESI encoded by the coding sequence ATGACGATGAAACATAGCGGCGCGAGAAAGTTACAACAAGTGACGAACTTTTATTCGTCCTTTGATCAGCTCAACGGCGTGCATCCTTGGATGGAAGCAGTAAAAGACGGCTTTGTATCTTATAAAGTGCGTGAACTGCAAACTGGCAAAGTCGCCTACTTCAATTTCATTCTCGCGAAAGAAATGGGACTGATCCCTTCCGACCATCCTCATCAAATGACGGATGATCTTCAGGAAAAACTGATTCAGACTTTCTCTCTGCAAATCATCAATGAATATGACGAAATCACTCATCGTCGCATTGATCCTGAAACCATCCGACCTCATGAATACATGGCCACCCGCTATCTGCAACTGCAACACTCCAACAAACAGGGTAAAACCTCGGGCGATGGTCGCGGCATCTGGAATGGAACCGTCTATCATCGTGGCACGACTTGGGATGTTTCAAGTCGCGGCACGGGTGTGACTTGCCTGGCTCCAGGAGCGGTAGCCGCTCAAAAGCCGCTAAAAACCGGAGGCACTGAATTCGGCTATGGCTGCGGCCTGGCTGAAATCGATGAACTGCTGGGAGCTTCGATCCTGGCGGAAGTGATGCACCTTCAAGGTGTGCGCACCGAGCGCATGTTGTGTGTGATTGATCTGGGTAAAGGTTACGGCATTGGCGTGCGCGCGGCCCAGAACCTGATCCGCCCGGCCCACCTGTTCCTTTATCTGAAACAAGAACGCCTGGATAATCTGAAATCTGCCACGGACTATCTGATCGACCGTCAGGTGATGAACAAAGCCTGGGACATCAAATCCAAAGGCAACGCGAAGTACGATGAAATGCTGCATGAAGTGTCCAAGGCTTTCGGTGAATTCACCGCCCTGCTGGATACGGACTATATCTTTGCCTGGCTTGACTGGGACGGCGACAACGTACTGGCCGACGCCGGCATTATCGACTATGGCAGCGTTCGTCAGTTCGGTATCCGCCATGACAAATACCGCTATGATGACGTGGAAAGATTCTCGACCAATCTGAACGAGCAAAAACAAAAAGCCCGTCTGATTGTGCAGGTCTTCGCGCAAATGGTGGACTACCTTAAAACCAAAAAGAAAAAGCCCCTTCGTGATTTTGCCCACCACTCGGCGGTGCAAAACTTCAACAAGGTTTTCGACAGCAAACGCGCGGAACGACTTCTTTATCGCATGGGCTTTAACGAAACTCAGCGCAGCCACATTCTGGCCAAAGACGGTCTGTTTGCCCGCTTTGACAAAGAATATTCCTTCTTTGAAAGATGCAAAGTCAGCGGCAACACCGAAAAAGTCGCCGATGGCGTGAATCACCCGGCACTTTACAATATGCGCACCTTGATGAAGGACTATCCAAAGTTCCTTCAGGAAAGCCCGCTGCCATTTGAAAAACGCTGGATGACTGAAAACAGCTTCTTTAAGACCGTGCTTTCCGGTTTTGCCAAAACCCGCGACGCCCGCATGGGCGAAAAACAGCGCCGTCATATTGAAAACTTCCAGTCCATTTACCGTGAACTGGTGCAGACGGCAGCAGGCAAAAACAAGCCTGAGCATATTCTGAAAGGCATTTCAGACCGCGCCGAAAAGCTAAATTCTGAAAAACGTATCACCGGCAACGCCCTGATCGAGATGGTTGAAGAAATCATCACCGAAAAGAAAAAAGGCCTTAGCATGGAGCAGATTCAGAAGATCATCGACAAGCTGGTCTTTGAACAAAACGGCATGCCGGAAATTCCAACCGGCCGTTTCTATCGGGAGCTGCAACAGACCCCGGCGGTCAAAATGGATCTTTACGCCCGACTGCTCAGTCTGGTGGAAGAACACAAGGAATCCATCTAA
- a CDS encoding alpha/beta hydrolase, with protein sequence MITTTLFKNKFIPAKRKSEYLMIVLHGRGDSIKPFFSFDEEMNLPEMNYLLLNAPRKFLDGYTWYGEPPYQANGVMKIREKLFDLLNDLENQGWDSKKIFLFGFSQGCLISADVGLNYPKKLAGVVGISGYFNFYPRWRNNLSLDAKKTPWLFTHGHQDDILPLEETKYGVDKLKDAGLKVEWVEMDKDHSLKDEEYPIIRRWVRDQLSDLRKN encoded by the coding sequence ATGATTACGACGACACTTTTTAAGAACAAGTTTATTCCGGCAAAAAGAAAATCTGAATATCTGATGATCGTTCTGCACGGTCGTGGTGACAGTATCAAGCCGTTCTTTTCCTTTGATGAGGAAATGAATCTGCCGGAAATGAACTATTTGCTGCTGAACGCGCCCCGCAAGTTTCTGGATGGTTACACGTGGTACGGGGAGCCTCCGTATCAGGCCAATGGCGTGATGAAGATCCGCGAAAAACTTTTTGATCTTTTGAATGATCTGGAAAATCAGGGCTGGGACAGCAAAAAGATCTTCCTGTTTGGTTTTTCCCAGGGCTGTTTGATCAGTGCGGATGTGGGTTTGAATTATCCCAAGAAGCTGGCTGGTGTGGTCGGAATCAGCGGCTATTTTAATTTCTATCCCCGCTGGAGAAACAACCTTTCGTTGGATGCGAAGAAAACCCCGTGGCTTTTCACGCACGGTCATCAGGATGATATTTTGCCTCTGGAAGAGACAAAGTATGGCGTCGATAAACTGAAAGATGCCGGTTTGAAAGTGGAATGGGTCGAGATGGACAAAGACCACTCTCTGAAAGACGAAGAGTATCCCATTATTAGACGCTGGGTTCGTGACCAGCTTTCTGACTTAAGAAAGAATTAA